The genomic stretch TCGGTGATGTGCGGGATGACCTGCACGGTGCCGCCGAGGTAGTCGCCGCGGCGCTCGCGCCGGATGACCGCGTTGTAGATGCCGCCCGCGGTGACGTTCGACGCGCGGGTCGTGTTGACGTCGGTGTAGCGCTCGTAGTGGCCGAGGTCGAGGTCGGTCTCCGCGCCGTCCTCAGTGACGAAGACCTCGCCGTGCTGGTATGGCGACATCGTCCCGGGGTCGACGTTGATGTACGGGTCGAACTTCTGGAGGCCGACGGTGAGGCCCCGGCTGACGAGCAGCCGGCCGATCGAGGCCGCGGCGATCCCCTTGCCCAGGGACGACACGACCCCGCCGGTGATGAAGATGTAGCGCGTTCGCGTGGAGCGGGGACTAGGCATGCGGTCTTCCGATCGAGTCTAGGTGCTTGAGGACGGGAGCGCGCTCCACGAGCGCATTCAGCGAACGAAACTCTCCGTAGGCCGTGATGCCCAGCAGGACCGCCGCCGCCACGGCGAGGCCGGTCGTCGACAGCGTGAGCACGAGCCACAGGCCGGCCAGGGCGCCCACGAGGTTCGAGCCGGTGTCGCCGAGCATCGCCCGCTCGCGCAGGTCGTAGAGGCCGGCGACCAGGACGGGTGCAGCGAACAGGCCGAGCGCCCACAGCGGGTCCGCGTCCCAGGCGCCGAGGGTCAGGCCCGCGCCGAGGAGCACGAACGCCTTGACCGCCCTCCCGGGGCGCAGGTCGAGCAGGTTGAAGAGGTTCGTCGAGAGGACGAGCACGGCGACCGAGAGCAGGTAGTCCTCGCGGCCGCGCAGGACGAGCAGCGCGAGGCCCAGGGACCCGACCGCCTTCAGCGCGCCGGTGCTGAAGCGGCCGCTCAGCACGGCGGCGCCGTGGCCGCGCCAGCCGCGCGACGGGCCGCTGAGCGCGTCATCGGCGAGCCCGAGGAACGCGACGCCGAGCGCGTAGAGCGCGACGAGGCCGAGCTCGGGGCGCAGGATGCCGGCGTCCGCGAGCTCGTCGATGGGCGCGAGCGGGACGAGCGCCACGACCGCGGCGAACACGATCAGCACGCCGAAGGGGAACGCGATCCGCGCCCCGCGGTAGTTCTCGCGCACGAAGCCGCCGTCGACGAGGGAGCGCTGCAGGGCCGGCGCGAGAGCCAGCGCGGCGAGCAGCGAGACGGCGAACGGCAGCACTTCCACTGGTCCCTGACGGTAGCCGGGAGCGCGGACGGTCAGGCGGTGGTCTCGCTGCGCTCCAGCAGATCGAAGTACAGGAGGGTCGTGGCGATCGCCACGAACGGCGCCACGACGGTCTGGCTGAGCATCGAGGCGGCGAGCGCGAGCCAGTCGGCGTCGGCGCTCTGGGCCGCGGCCGTCAGCGGGATGCCGACCACCACGCCCGCGATCCCCGCCGCCAGGCCGATCACCAGGTTGATGCCCAGCACCCGCCAGAAGCAGCCGTCCGTGAGCTCCCACGACCGGCGCAGGGCCGGGACTCCGCGCCGGCCTTCGAGGACCACCATCTGGATGCCGAAGAGCAGCCGGATGCCGGCGATGATGCCCGGGACGATCAGGAGCAGGACGCCGACCGCGATGGCGGCGGCGTAGAGCACCATCACGAGCAGGACGTGCGGGAACGCGTCGAGCCCGGCCTGGATCGCCTGCCCGGTCGAGCCCCTCTCACGGCGCAGCGCCTCGATCGCCATGGCGGTGATGAGCGGCGTCGTCACGAGGTACGTGACGCCGAGCTCCACCGCCTGCGCGCCGGCCGACGGGCTCGAGTCGAACGGGCCGGAGAGCTGGCCGAGCCCGACTCCGAGCACGATGAGATCCACCGGGACCACCACGACGAGCGCGATCAGGAAGAACGTCCGGAACTGGCCGCCGTAGAGCGTGAGCGCGTCGCGGAGGATCGCGCCGAGGTCCCGCCGGCTGCGCAGCGTCACGGGCGGCTGACCCCGCCGACCACGCGCGGCAGCAGCGCCTCCGCGCTGGACTTCAGCCCGAACGCCCCGTCCGCGCCGGCCAGCGCGAAGACGAGCGCGGCCTGACCGGAGACCTGGTCGATCGAGTCGACCGAGGCCAGGCCGTGCTCTCGGTACCACGAGACCTGGGACGGGTCGGTGTCGAGGTGCTCGACGCCGACGACGGGCACGCTGCCGCGGAACATGCCGCGCATGATGCCCTGCTCGAGGGTGTCCGTCGTCCCGCGCTGCTCGTCCGACTCCTCGGGACGCGAGGACGAGCGCGCCACCACCACCCCGTCGAGCTGGCCGAGCTCGCCCGAGAACGATCCCATCAGCGAGGAGCGCTCCTGCGAGACGAGCTTGCCGCCGGCCGCGAGCGCGAGCCCGATGCGCTCCGCGAACGGGCCGAGCAGGGCCGGGTTGTCCGCGAGCGCGATGTATCGGGTGGGCTTGGCGTGCTCGGCGAGCGCCTGGAGGCCGGGCGGCTCGCGCAGGACGCCGACCCAGCGCAGCTGCGCGCCCGCGGGCTCGATGGCCTCGCGGACCTGGTCGACCACGCCGCCCTGGGTCGGGCCCATGAACAGGAGCCCGATCTGGGCGCCGGGCAGGCGGCCCGCGACGAGGTCCGGATAGGTCTGCTTCTCGTAGTCGAGGTGGCGGCCGAGCTCCCCACGCAGGTCGTCCGCTTCGGCCCGTGACGCGCGCACGTCACCGCGCAGCGAGTTCTCGATGTCCTTCTGGGCCGACGACACCAGCCCCGAGTCGCCGATCGCCACGCCGAGCAGCAGCCCGACGGCGAGCGCGAGGAACACCGCCACGAGCGACAGCGCGTGGTACCGGAAGTCGAACACCGGACCAGGCTAGTGGCCCGCCCCGCGATCATCGACACGAACCACTACGTGTCCATGCCGAGCAGCACCTGCAGCTTGAGCCAGAGAAGCTGGACCAGGTTGTAGAGCGCCGGGGTGCGCCAGACGATGACGGCGACGGTGATGATGCCGGCGAGGAAGACCAGGCCGATCGGCAGCGTGCCGGGCCGCGGGCGGTAGAGACGGCCCACGCCCTTGGCGTCGATCAGCTTCTCGCCGAGCCGCAGGCGCGTCAGGAAGGTCGACGCCATCCCCTGACGGTTCTTGTCCAGGAACTCGACGAGGTTGAACTGCGAGCCGACCGACACGATCAGCTGCGCGCCCTTCTCGTGGGCGATCAGCATCGCGACGTCCTGGCTGGTGCCCGGGGCGGGCACGATCTTGTGCGGCAGGCCGAGCCGGTCGAGCACGTCGCGGCCGGGCGCTCGGCCGTCGGGATAGGCGTGGACGACGAGCTCGGCTCCGCAGGACAGGGTCTGCTCGGAGGCGGAGTCCATGTCGCCGACGATCATGTCCGGGCGAAAGCCCTCCTCGAGGATGGCGTTCGCGCCGCCGTCGACCCCCACGATCACGGGGCGCACGTCGCGGATGTACGGGCGCAGGGCGCGCAGGTCGCGCCGGTGGTCGACGCCGCGGACCACGATGAGCGCCGGCCGGTCGCGGAAGTCGGTGGTGAAGCGCGGCAGCTCGATCTTGCCGGCGAGCAGCTCGCGCTCGTCGAGCATGTGCTCCACCGTGTTGCGAGCGAACTCCTCGAGCGCCTCGCCAATGGCGTCACGGGAGGCGTCGTTGCGGGCGCGGACGTCGGACGGGCTCTGGACGGTTCCCTGGGCGATGACCTCGCCGCCGCGCAGGACGTCGCCGTCGCGCACGGTGATCTCGTCGTCGTCGCGCAGGCGGTGAAAGAGGGTGTCGTCCGGCAGGTCGACGAGCACGATCCCGGCCTGGACGAGCAGCATCGGGCCCATGTTCGGGTAGCTGCCGCTCGAGCTCGGCCGGCAGTTGAGGACCGCGACGACGCCGACCCCGACGAGATCCTCGGCTGACACGCGATCGAGGTCGCGATGATCGATCACGGCGATGTCGCCCCGGGTCAGGCGCTTGACCAGGAGCTTGGTGCGCCGGCCGAGCCGCACACGCCCCGTCACCGGACGGGTCGTCGGCTCGAGCCGCGCGCTGTCCGAGACGCGAGGCACGGCGGACATCCCGGCGAGTCTAGGGCGCGCGGCATCCGTGTGGCGTTGCGACCGCCCCGCGGCGCCTGCGTCGTGCGCGCGCATGGCAGGATGGGCGGGCACGTCAGCAAGCGAGGAGAGAGCCCACATGGCGCAGGACGATCCGACGGTGCTGCTGGTCCACGGTGCGTGGCACGGGCCCTGGGCGTGGGCGGAGGTGGCGAGCCGCTTGGCCGCCGAGGGCATCGGCGTGCGCACCGTCGACCTGCCGAGCGTCGGGCCGGACGCGGACTCGCTCGGCGACCTGCACGACGACGCCGACGCGGTGCGGGCGACGCTCGCGGAGATCGACGGTCCCGTCGTGCTCGTGGCGCACTCCTACGGCGGCGCGGTGGCGAGCGAGGGCGCCGCGGGCGCCGAGAACGTCTCGCACATCGTCTACCTGACCGCGTTCATGCTCGACGAGGGCGAGTCGCTGTACGGCCTCGTCGGCGGCGAGCCGCCGGACTGGTGGTCGTTCACCGACGACCACCGCGCGCTGATCGCCTTCCGCCCGGAGGAAATCTTCTACAACGACATGGACGCCGGCGCGGCCGAGACCGCCGCCGCCGCGCTCCAGCTGCAGCGCTTCGACGCGATCGCGCAGGAGCTGCGCGCCGCCGCGTGGCGCCAGACCCCCTCGACGTACGTGATCTGCGACCAGGACAACGCGATCCCCGTGCCGGCGCAGGAGATGCTCAGCCAGCGGGCGGGCACCATACACCGGCTCGATGCCGGCCACTCCCCGATGCTCTCCCAGCCCGACGCGGTCGTCGAGATCATCCGCGGCGTGCTCCCGTAGCGCCCGCCCGCCCGCCCGCCCGCCCGCCTGCGCGCGAGCGGCGCGTCGCGGGTGGCCGCCGCATCAGGGCGGCCGCCGCGTCGGGGTGGCCGCCGCGTCAAGCCGCGCGCAGCAACTCCTCCGCATGACGGCGGGCCGCCGCATCCTCCCCGTCCGCGCCGAGCATGCGGACGAGCTCGCCGACCAGCTCGCCGGACGCGAGCTCGGTGACCGTGGTCCGGGCAGGGTCGGCGGACGTGTCCTTGGCGATCGAGAAGTTGCGGTCCGCGAGCGAGGCGACCTGCGGGAGATGGGTGATGCAGATGACCTGCCGGCTGCGGGCCAGAGTCCGCAGCTGCTCGCCGACCGCGCGGGCCGTCACGCCGCCGATGCCGGCGTCGACCTCGTCGAAGACGAGCGTCGCGCCGCCCTCCTCGTTGGCCACGCCCATGAGCGCCAGCATCACCCGCGACAGCTCGCCGCCGGAGGCGATGTCGCGCAGCGGCCCGGCGGGCACGCCGGGGTTGGCGGCGATGAGGAACTCGACCGCGTCCGCGCCCGCCGGCCCGGGCTCCCGGTCGGCCAGTGCGACCTCGAACGACGCGCCCTCCATCGCCAGCGCCGCCAGCCGCTCGCGGACCGACTCCGCCAGCGCGGGACCGGCGGCCGCACGGGCCTCGTGCAGCTCGGCCGACAGCGCCGCGAGCTCCGCCCGCGCCTGCGCCAGCCGGTCCTCCGCCCGCCCGAGCGCCTCCTCCGCTCCGACAAGCTCGTCGCGCCGCCGCGTGCAGCTCTCGGCGTGCTCGAGGACCGCGGCGACGCTGCCGCCGTGCTTGCGCTTGAGGCGGTCGACCGCCGCGAGCCGCGCTTCGACCATGTCCAGCCGGCCCGGCTCGGCATCGAGGTCCTCGACGTACCGGCGCAGCTCGCTGGCGAGGTCGCCGACCTCGACGGTGACGACCCGGAACCGCTCGACGAGGCCGTCGAGCTCCGGGTCGATGCCCGCCACGCCCTCGAGCGCCGCGCCGGCCGCCGCCAGCAGCGACGCCGCCCCGCCCTCTCCGTCGCCCGGCTCGATCGCCTCGACCCCGGTCATCGCCGCGCCGCCGAGCGCCGCCATGTGGCGCAGCCGGTCGCGCGCGGCGAGCAGATCGCGCTCCTCGTCCTCGTCAGGCGAGACCTCGGCGATCTCCGCGAGCTCGAACTCGAGGAGGTCGAGCTCGCGCTCACGGGCACCGGCCCGGTCGCGCAGCTCATCGAGCGCGGCCTGTAGCGACCGAGCGCGACCATGCGCGGCCGCCGCGGCAGCCCGCCGTTCGAGCTGCGCCGCCCCGCAGTAGCCGTCCAGGACGTCGAGCTGCGTCGAGGAGAGCGTCAGGCGCCGGTGCTCGTGCTGGCCGTAGAAGGCGATGAGCGGCTCGGCGAGCTCGCGCAGGTCGCCCGCGTTGGCCGACCGGCCGTTCACGTAGGCCCGCGTGCGGCCGTTCGCGCCGACCCGTCGGGCGAGCACCACCTCGTCGGCGTCCTCGGGCAGCCTTTCGCCCAGTTCGCCGCGCAGCTCGCCCGGCAGCTCGAACACGCCCTCGACGTATGCCTCCGCCGCCCCGGGCCGGACGATCCCGGCCCGGGCCTTGCCGCCGAGCAGCAGGTCGAGCGCATGGGCCAGCACCGTCTTGCCGGCCCCCGTCTCACCCGTCAGGACGTTGAGCCCGGGCGCCAGCCGCAGCTCGGCCCGTTCGATCAGCAGGAGGTTCTCGACGCGCAGCTCGTTGAGCATGCGAACGTATGTACCAGTGGCGCCCGACGGACCGGGCGTCCCGTGACGCTTCCGTGAGAAAGCCGTCAGGCGATCTCGGGCACCGCCATGCGCGACGGCACCGCCACGCGGTTCCACGCGTTGATCACGATCACCGCGGCGAGCAGGCCGGCCATCTGCTGTCCGGGGAAGGCCGCGGCCGCGGCGTCCCAGACGTCGTCGGGCACCCCGCCCGGCTCCAGGCGCGTCACCGATTCGGCGAACTCGAGCGCGGCGCGCTCGCGCTCGTCGAAGAGCGACACCTCGCGCCAGGCGGCGAGCATGTCGAGCCGCTGCTGGGACTCGCCGAGCTCGCGCAGGGCCCGGGCGTGCATGTCGAGGCAGAACGCGCAGCCGTTGATCTGCGAGACGCGCAGCTCGACGAGCGCCTTCAGGGCGGCGTCGATCTGGCCGCTCGCGGCCTGGTCGAGCCGGACGATTGCGGCGTACGCCGCGGGGAGCTCCTCGCCGAGGTCCAGGCGCGGAGCGTGCGAGGTTGCGGTCGTGGGGGTCATGCCGTGACGATAGGCCGGGATCGGACCCGGGTCGAGGGCCAGTCCACCACCGGCGCCCAGGACCACCCGCCGCCTACACGAGGTGCCCGAACTTCTCCCGCAGCCGCCGGTAGAAGGTCGTCCCCGGCAGCTGGGCGAGCAGCGCCGCGTCACCGACGAAGGAGCAGTCGAGCGAGTCGGCCGGCGCCAGCTCACCGACCGGACGCCCGTCCACCGACACGTCGACGGACTCGGCGCTCGAGCGGTTGCAGATCGTCAGCGTGTCCGCGGGCGCGACGACGAGCGCGCGCGCGGTCAGCGAGTGCGGGGCGATGAACGAGACGACGTAGCCGCCCACGCCCCAGGCCAGCACCGGTCCGCCGTTGGCGAGGTTGTACCCCGTCGACCCCGCCGGGGTCGAGACGACGAGGCCGTCACACCGCACGCGGCCGAGCTCCTCGCCGCCCAGCACGTACGCGAGCACGGCGACGCGATCGCCGGGACGCCGCGTGATCGACACGTCGTTGAGCCCGGCCTGCCGGATGCCCGGAGCGGCGATGCCGACGCCGGGCAGATGCAGCAGCTCGAAGTCCTGCGAGAACGCCCGCGCGAAGCCCCGCTGACAGTCGCTCGCCTCGATCGTGGCCAGGAAGCCGACCTGCCCGTAGTTCACGGCGAACACGGGGACGCCGCTGCCCGAGAACCGTCGCAGCGCGCTCAGGATCGTGCCGTCGCCTCCCAGCGCGATGGCGATCTCGACGCCCTCGTCGTCGCCCTCCGGCTCGTCGTCGACGAAGCGCAGCGTCACGTCGTGCTCGGCGGCGACGCGCTCGAGCGTGTCGACCGCCTCGCGGATCTCCTCCGCCCGGCGATGGGTCATGACGACCGCGACGCGCTCGGCCATCAGGCCTCCACCTCCGCGACCGCCGGCTCGAGATCGCCGACCGCGCCGCCACGTCCGGCCTCGGCCAGCCAGAGGAACGTCTCCTGGTTGCCCTTGGGCCCGGGCAGCCCGCTGGGCGCGAAGCCGAGCACGGACGCGCCGAGGCCCTGCGCCGCCCGGGCGACCATCAGCAGCGCCTCGCGGCGCAGGCCTGGATCGCGCACCACACCGCCCTTGCCGACCCGGTCGCGGCCGACCTCGAACTGCGGCTTCACCATGACGAGCGCGTCGAAGCGGTCCGCGGCGGCGGCGAGCACCGCGGGCAGGATCTTCGTCAGCGAGATGAACGAGACATCCGCGACGATCAGGTCGGGCGCCCACGGCAGCCGGCCGGGGTCGAGCGCCCGGGCGTTGACGCGTTCGAGCACGGTGACGCGATCGTCCGTGCGCAGCGACCAGGCGAGCTCGCCGTAGGCCACGTCGACCGCGACGACGTGCTCGGCGCCGCGCTGGAGCAGGCAGTCCGTGAAGCCGCCGGTCGAGGCGCCCACGTCGAGGCAGCGCCGGCCGGCCGGGTCCAGGCCGGTGGCGTCGAGCGCGTTGGCGAGCTTGCGGCCTCCGCGGGAGACGAACTGCGGCCGCTCGTCGAGCGCCACGACCACGCTGTCCTCGACCATCTGGCCGGGCTTGGCGGCCCGCCGGCGCTCGTGGCCGAGCATGACCTCGCCCGCCAGCACGGACGCGGCCGCACGGCTGCGAGTCTCGAAGAGGCCGCGCTGGGCCAGGAGGGCGTCGAGCCGAACCTTCACCACGGGCGCGAAACCTAGCGGTCGCGCGGTCGTTGCGTGACGAGGATCACAGTCGACTGGCCGGTCAGCCAGCATAATGGTCGTCAGCACCAACGCAGCAACGGTGCTCCCACAGAAGGACCATCACACAGCATCTCTCCTCCCCGAAGCGGCCCGTCTCCCCGGCGGGCCGTTTCATGTTCCGGAGCGGATAACGTCCCGCACCTGGCCACGTTCGCCCTCATCCACGGCGCCTGGCACGGCGGATGGTGCTGGGACCGCGTCGCGCCCCGGCTGCGCGACGCCGGCCACCGCGTCATCGCGCCCGACCTGCCTTGCGACGTCGTCGGGGCGGGCGCCGCGGACTACGCCGCCGTCGTGCTCGACGCCCTGGGCACCGACCCCGGCGGGGACGTCGTCGTCGCGGCGCACTCCGCCGGCGGCCTCACCGCGCCGCTGGTCGCGGCCGAGGCCGGTGCGCGCGCCGTCGTGCTCGTCTCGGCCCTCCTCCCCCAGCCCGGCGGCCGCTTCGTCGAGCAGAACGCCGAGGAGCACGTCCTGCTCGCCGACTACCAGGCCGGCGTCGAGCGCGACGCGGAGGGCCGGCGCGTGTGGACCGACGCGGAGCTCGCCCGCGACCACCTCTACAACGGCTGCGCGCCCGAGGACGCCGCCTCGGCGTACGCCCGCCTGCGGCCCCAGGCCTCGACGATCTTCAGCGAGATCAGCCCCGCCGCCGCCTGGCCGCCCGCGACGGCGACGGTCGTCGACGTGCGGGCCACCGAGGACCGGATCGTCTCGCCGCAGTGGGCCCGTGTCGCGGTGCCGCAGCGGCTGGGACTCGACTCGATCGTCCTCGAAGGCGTCGGGCACTCGCCGATGCTGTCGCACCCCGGCCGCGTGACCGAGATCCTGCTGGCCGCGTGATGGGGCTCAGCGGCCGGCGAGCGCAGCCTGCGGGTCGCGCAGCACCGCCTCGATGCGCTCGGCGATCCGCGGCCCGGTGAAGCCGACCTCGCTGTGCAGCAGCGCCGGCTTGCCGTGCGTGACGTAGCGGTCGGGCAGCCCGACGCGCAGGATCCGCGGCACCGGGAGCCCGGCGTCGTTGAGCGTCTCCCAGACCGCTGAGCCGAACCCGCCGTGCAGCACGCCCTCCTCGACCGTCACGACGAGCTCGTGCTCGGCCGCGAGCTGGGCCAGCAGCGCGCGATCCATCGGCTTGGCGAACCGGGCGTCGGCGACCGTGACGTCGAGGCCGCCCTCCGCGAGCCGGTCGGCCGCCTCGAGCGCCTTGAGCACGCCCGTGCCGTAGCCGACGATCGCGACGCGCCCGCCCTCGCGCAGGATCTCGCCGGTGCCGAGCTCGATCGGCTCGGGATCGTCGGGGATCGGCACGCCGGCCGCCTCGCCGCGCGGGTAGCGCAGGGCGATCGGGCCGTCGTCGTGGAGCATCGCCGTGCGCAGCATCCGCACGAGCATGGCCTCGTCGCGCGGAGCCATGAGCACCATGTTCGGCAGGCAGCGCAGGTAGGCGATGTCGAACGCGCCGTGGTGCGTGGGCCCGTCGTCGCCGACCAGGCCGGCGCGGTCCATCGCGAAGACCACGTTGAGCTTCTGCAGGGCGACGTCGTGGACGATCTGGTCGAACGCGCGCTGCAGGAAGGTCGAGTAGATCGCGCAGACCGGCTTGGCGCCCTGGAGCGCGAGCCCGGAGGCGAACAGGACCGCCTGCTGCTCGGCGATGCCGACGTCGAAGTAGTGCTCGGGCTTGGCCTTCTGCAGGATGTTCAGGCCGGTGCCGGAGTTCATGGCGGCGGTGATGCCGACGATGCGCGGGTCGCGCTCGACCTCGCGCACGAGCGCCTCGCCGAACACCGTCGTGTACTGCGGCGGCGCGACGGGGCCGTTGGCCGGCTTGGGAGCGGCCTTCGCCGGGGCGCCGTTGGCGATCGACTTCGGCTTGGCGGCATGCCACTTCTCCATGCCCTCCAGGCCGCCGTTCTCGGCCGGCTCGAAGCCCTTGCCCTTGACGGTCGCGATGTGGACGACCACCGGGCGCTGGGCGTCGAGCGCCTCGGTGAGCGCGATGCGCAGCGCGTGGACGTCATGGCCGTCGATGACGCCCATGTAGGCCCAGTCGAGCTCCTCCCAGATGAGCCCGGGCGCCCAGAACGCCTTGATGGACTCCTTCAGCTGCGGGCCGAGGTGCTCGAACGCGGTGCCGATGCCCGCCGGCAGCTTCGTCAGCTTCTCCTCGACGCCCTCGCGCGCCCGGTAGAGCTTCGGGTTCAGGCGGACGCGGTTGAAGTAGCGCGAGAGGGCGCCGACGTTCGGCGCGATCGACATGCCGTTGTCGTTGAGCACGACGACGATCGGGGTGCCCAGGCCGCCGGCCTGGCCGATCGCCTCGAACGCGACGCCGCCGGTCATCGCACCGTCGCCGATGACCGCGACGACCTTGCCGGCGTCGATGTCGCCCTGCAGGCGCATCGCCTCCTTGAGCCCGACGGCGTAGCCGATCGAGGTCGAGGCGTGGCCGGCGCCCATGATGTCGTGCTCGGACTCGTGGATCGCGCAGAACGGAGCGAGGCCCTCGTACTGGCGGATGGTCGGCAGCTGGTCGCGGCGGCCCGTGAGGACCTTGTGGGGGTAGGCCTGATGGCCGACGTCCCAGAGGACCTTGTCGCGCGGCGAGTCCAGCAGCGAGTGCAGGGCGACCGCGAGCTCGCAGGTGCCCAGGTTGGCGCCGAAGTGGCCGCCGATCTCGCCGACCGTGTCGATGATATGCGCGCGTACCTCCTGCGCGACCTGCGCCAGCTCGTCGTCGGTGAGCGAGTGCAGGTCCTGCGGGCGGTCGATGCGATCGAGGATCGGCGTCATGAAGTCCGGGTGTAGATGAAGTCGGTGATGTGCTCGAGCTCGAGCGCACCGTTGGGAGCCGCCGCAGCCAGCGCGGCGCGCGCGTTGGCGTGGGACGTCTCGGCCATGG from Capillimicrobium parvum encodes the following:
- the dxs gene encoding 1-deoxy-D-xylulose-5-phosphate synthase → MTPILDRIDRPQDLHSLTDDELAQVAQEVRAHIIDTVGEIGGHFGANLGTCELAVALHSLLDSPRDKVLWDVGHQAYPHKVLTGRRDQLPTIRQYEGLAPFCAIHESEHDIMGAGHASTSIGYAVGLKEAMRLQGDIDAGKVVAVIGDGAMTGGVAFEAIGQAGGLGTPIVVVLNDNGMSIAPNVGALSRYFNRVRLNPKLYRAREGVEEKLTKLPAGIGTAFEHLGPQLKESIKAFWAPGLIWEELDWAYMGVIDGHDVHALRIALTEALDAQRPVVVHIATVKGKGFEPAENGGLEGMEKWHAAKPKSIANGAPAKAAPKPANGPVAPPQYTTVFGEALVREVERDPRIVGITAAMNSGTGLNILQKAKPEHYFDVGIAEQQAVLFASGLALQGAKPVCAIYSTFLQRAFDQIVHDVALQKLNVVFAMDRAGLVGDDGPTHHGAFDIAYLRCLPNMVLMAPRDEAMLVRMLRTAMLHDDGPIALRYPRGEAAGVPIPDDPEPIELGTGEILREGGRVAIVGYGTGVLKALEAADRLAEGGLDVTVADARFAKPMDRALLAQLAAEHELVVTVEEGVLHGGFGSAVWETLNDAGLPVPRILRVGLPDRYVTHGKPALLHSEVGFTGPRIAERIEAVLRDPQAALAGR